A stretch of Spirochaetota bacterium DNA encodes these proteins:
- a CDS encoding DegV family protein, whose translation MSILSKLTGKELYWSIISGGKKIIEHQEEINKINVFPVPDGDTGSNLAATATSIIYNSKENDSIDIVAASIGDAALDGARGNSGVILAQFLYGIGVEIKDCANVSTQKFADIVKKASDYVYKAIPSPQEGTIITVIREWAEYIHTNKNSFSDFDSLFSKAEVIAQKALARTTEQLEALRIAKVVDAGAKGFVLFIEGMRDTLLKRAFSREDHDIEHLLMYDYDFPMAEAENLTEESLHNRYCTETCIVGENISRDTILEILESDGDSIVIAGSDKKLRLHFHTNNPVDMFDKLRQFGSFTFQKVEDMRLQYNVTHHRKNSIAFIVDSGVSLSPEFMDKHQIHLIPTNIEIDKVSYQDLRTMNLELFQQYFIQKNTSVKTSQPSPKSYADLFGYLSNYYESVIVLTMGSEVSGTYRSALQGKELILSKKDIKIDIIDSHSLAAGSSVIACSIVRYIENKVSHEDIIKNISTEIAHTSNFLNFLTIDHFIKSGRLGMFKGGIIKALNLFPIFEMVGGKVIITGKAFGFKKAIAKSIKAIAKKSSNRSIKSYIVTHTHLNENIKEYYLKHLENILGCPPLEINTASAAIANHVGYGAVSVGITYNN comes from the coding sequence ATGTCTATTCTATCAAAATTAACTGGAAAAGAACTTTATTGGTCTATAATTTCTGGGGGTAAAAAAATTATTGAGCATCAAGAAGAAATTAATAAAATAAATGTCTTTCCTGTCCCCGATGGAGACACTGGATCAAACCTTGCTGCTACAGCAACTTCTATTATTTACAATTCAAAAGAAAATGATTCCATTGATATTGTTGCTGCTAGTATTGGCGATGCTGCACTTGATGGAGCTCGTGGTAATAGCGGTGTTATTTTGGCTCAATTCCTCTACGGTATTGGTGTCGAAATCAAAGATTGTGCCAATGTTTCTACTCAAAAATTTGCAGACATAGTCAAAAAAGCTTCTGACTATGTCTACAAAGCTATACCATCTCCTCAAGAAGGTACTATTATTACCGTAATTCGTGAATGGGCTGAGTATATCCACACAAATAAAAATTCTTTTTCTGATTTTGATTCTCTATTTTCAAAAGCTGAAGTTATCGCTCAAAAAGCTTTAGCTCGTACTACTGAACAATTAGAAGCACTTCGTATCGCCAAAGTTGTTGATGCAGGAGCTAAAGGTTTTGTTCTTTTTATAGAAGGTATGAGAGATACTCTGCTCAAGCGTGCTTTTTCTCGTGAAGATCATGATATAGAACATCTTCTTATGTATGATTATGATTTTCCTATGGCTGAAGCAGAAAATCTAACTGAAGAGTCTTTACATAATCGATATTGTACTGAAACTTGTATTGTCGGTGAAAATATCTCTCGTGATACCATTCTTGAGATCTTAGAATCTGATGGAGATTCTATTGTAATTGCTGGTTCTGACAAAAAATTACGTCTCCATTTTCATACAAACAATCCTGTTGATATGTTTGACAAATTGCGTCAATTTGGATCTTTCACTTTTCAAAAAGTAGAAGATATGCGTCTTCAATATAATGTTACTCATCATAGAAAGAATTCTATTGCTTTTATTGTAGATTCTGGTGTTTCTCTCTCTCCTGAATTTATGGATAAACATCAAATTCATCTAATTCCTACAAATATTGAAATTGATAAAGTTAGTTATCAAGATCTTCGTACTATGAATCTCGAATTATTTCAACAGTATTTCATTCAAAAAAATACCTCCGTAAAAACCTCTCAACCTTCTCCTAAAAGTTATGCTGATTTATTTGGATATTTGTCTAATTATTATGAATCTGTTATTGTTCTAACTATGGGATCAGAAGTTAGTGGAACATATAGAAGTGCCCTACAAGGTAAGGAATTAATATTATCCAAAAAAGATATCAAAATTGACATCATTGATTCTCATAGCTTAGCTGCTGGATCATCTGTTATTGCTTGCTCTATTGTTAGATATATTGAAAATAAAGTTTCTCATGAAGATATTATTAAAAATATCTCTACTGAGATTGCTCATACTTCAAATTTTCTAAACTTTTTAACTATAGATCATTTTATTAAAAGTGGAAGATTAGGGATGTTTAAAGGTGGAATAATTAAAGCTTTAAACCTATTTCCTATATTTGAAATGGTTGGTGGAAAGGTTATAATTACTGGTAAAGCCTTTGGATTTAAAAAAGCAATTGCTAAAAGCATAAAAGCAATTGCTAAAAAATCATCAAATCGCTCTATAAAAAGCTATATTGTTACTCATACACACTTAAATGAAAATATAAAAGAATACTATCTAAAACATTTAGAAAACATATTGGGTTGCCCTCCTCTTGAAATCAATACTGCTTCAGCAGCAATTGCCAATCATGTCGGTTATGGTGCAGTATCTGTTGGTATTACTTATAATAATTAA
- the uvrB gene encoding excinuclease ABC subunit UvrB, which yields MNKFFLHSKFDPAGDQPAAIKQLTENYHLGMKNQTLLGVTGSGKTFTMAGIIQYLQVPTLILSPNKTLAAQLFREFKDFFPENAVEYFVSNFTYYQPEAYIPQKNIYIEKESRINDELDRMRISAVASLLERKDTIIIASVSCIYGMGAPTDYKELILLLTVGMTIDLKTITQHLTRILYEEREFTLDRACFRYYNDCLDIHASYSKDLLRIALDQNFCITSITKIQYVTGTILENIDRTLIYPARLFLTTDNKIETAIENIEVELIERVQELQAEGRGDEASRLEARVKYDIDMMLSVGYCNGIENYSRHLTFRKQGERPFTLLDYFPKGDYLTIIDESHIAIPQVSGMFNGNLSRRTTLVNHGFRLPSAIDHRPLKVEEFFDISDKVLFVSATPADFEIQHSEAVVEQIIRPTGLLDPIVEIRPSEGQILDIITEAKIRKEKNQRVIVTTLTKRMAENLTEHLIESGLLVSYIHSDVDTIKRTEILRDLRAGTYDVIIGINLLREGIDLPEVSLVCILDADKVGFLRSTRSLIQIIGRSARNSEGMVLMYADKISSAMKEAIRETSRRRKLQDSYNKEHNITPQTIKKDITEILERKYMADDAKKTTKHEIKEILNTKKTSSKKIKEISKLMDDYSEKLLFVEAAICRDAIVKLKKEIDKIKKIL from the coding sequence ATGAATAAATTTTTTCTTCATTCAAAATTTGATCCTGCAGGGGATCAACCTGCAGCTATTAAACAATTAACTGAAAATTATCATCTCGGAATGAAAAATCAAACTTTACTCGGTGTTACAGGGAGTGGTAAAACCTTTACTATGGCTGGTATTATCCAATATTTACAAGTTCCTACACTTATCTTATCTCCTAATAAAACCCTCGCTGCACAATTATTTAGAGAGTTCAAAGATTTTTTTCCAGAAAATGCTGTTGAATATTTCGTTTCAAATTTTACTTATTACCAACCCGAAGCGTATATTCCTCAAAAAAATATTTATATAGAAAAAGAATCTCGCATTAATGATGAGTTAGATCGTATGAGAATTTCTGCTGTTGCTTCTTTATTAGAAAGAAAGGATACTATTATTATAGCATCTGTTTCTTGTATTTATGGTATGGGAGCACCAACAGACTATAAAGAATTAATTTTATTACTAACTGTTGGTATGACTATTGATCTCAAAACAATCACCCAACATCTTACTCGTATTCTCTATGAAGAAAGAGAGTTTACTTTAGATAGAGCTTGTTTTCGTTATTATAATGATTGCTTAGATATTCATGCTTCTTATTCCAAAGATCTCTTGAGAATAGCATTAGATCAAAATTTTTGTATTACTTCTATTACAAAAATTCAATATGTTACAGGCACTATTCTTGAAAATATTGATAGAACTCTTATTTATCCAGCAAGATTGTTTCTTACTACAGATAATAAAATAGAAACAGCTATTGAAAATATAGAAGTAGAGTTGATTGAGAGAGTGCAAGAACTACAGGCTGAAGGTAGGGGTGATGAGGCAAGTCGTTTGGAAGCTCGTGTAAAGTATGATATCGATATGATGCTAAGTGTTGGTTATTGTAATGGTATAGAGAATTATTCTCGACATCTCACTTTCAGAAAACAAGGAGAGCGTCCTTTTACTTTATTAGATTACTTTCCCAAAGGTGATTATTTAACTATTATAGATGAATCTCATATTGCTATTCCTCAAGTTAGTGGTATGTTTAATGGTAATCTAAGTAGAAGGACAACTCTTGTAAATCATGGATTTAGATTGCCCTCAGCGATTGATCATAGACCCCTTAAAGTAGAAGAATTTTTCGATATATCAGACAAAGTTCTTTTTGTTTCTGCTACCCCCGCAGATTTTGAAATTCAACACTCGGAAGCTGTTGTTGAACAAATTATCAGACCTACAGGTTTATTAGACCCTATTGTAGAAATACGACCTTCAGAAGGGCAAATTTTAGATATTATTACAGAAGCTAAAATACGAAAAGAAAAAAATCAACGAGTGATTGTTACAACTCTCACCAAAAGAATGGCTGAAAATTTGACAGAACATCTTATTGAGTCTGGACTTTTGGTATCTTATATCCATAGTGATGTAGATACGATTAAAAGAACAGAAATTTTGAGAGATTTAAGAGCTGGTACATATGATGTGATCATTGGTATTAATTTATTAAGAGAGGGTATTGATTTACCTGAAGTGTCTCTTGTTTGTATTTTAGATGCAGATAAAGTAGGATTTTTACGATCTACTCGTTCCTTGATTCAAATTATAGGCCGCAGTGCTCGCAATAGTGAAGGAATGGTCTTGATGTATGCTGATAAGATAAGCTCTGCAATGAAAGAAGCTATACGAGAAACATCTCGTCGTCGTAAGCTTCAAGATTCTTATAATAAAGAGCATAATATTACTCCGCAAACTATAAAAAAAGATATCACAGAAATTTTAGAAAGAAAATATATGGCTGATGATGCAAAAAAAACAACCAAACATGAAATTAAAGAAATTTTAAATACTAAAAAAACCAGCAGTAAAAAAATTAAAGAAATTTCTAAATTAATGGATGATTATTCTGAAAAACTATTATTTGTAGAAGCTGCTATTTGTAGAGATGCTATTGTAAAATTAAAAAAAGAAATAGATAAAATTAAAAAAATATTATAG
- a CDS encoding YhcH/YjgK/YiaL family protein: protein MILTRTDRIIVDNLSKELVQALNFFTWNSHILTESIPNTHTVEQESFSYFIEEYTHKDNISSHWRSHRQYIYVYIIISGEEIMDINDISELQVLQHYNSKSDQILYSGYSQTRIRLIEKNIVVLYPEDAYRIHYHPNSLIKKCVIKIPLTNSL, encoded by the coding sequence ATGATTTTAACACGAACTGATCGTATTATTGTTGATAACTTATCCAAAGAATTGGTTCAAGCTTTGAATTTTTTCACTTGGAATAGTCATATTTTAACCGAATCAATACCAAATACACATACCGTAGAACAAGAAAGTTTTTCTTATTTTATTGAAGAATATACTCATAAAGACAATATCTCATCGCATTGGAGATCACATCGTCAATATATTTATGTTTATATAATCATATCTGGTGAAGAAATTATGGATATTAATGATATTTCTGAGTTACAAGTATTACAACACTATAATTCCAAAAGTGATCAAATTTTGTATTCAGGTTATTCACAAACAAGAATACGACTCATAGAAAAAAATATAGTTGTTTTATATCCCGAAGATGCTTACAGAATACATTATCACCCAAATTCTTTGATAAAAAAATGTGTTATTAAAATTCCATTAACTAATAGTCTTTAA
- a CDS encoding PTS sugar transporter subunit IIC encodes MNLQEFMDSKIAPAMNKFAQMRHIQAIRDGVVLNLVPSMIGSMFLLFAALPIPGYGDWIRANGIFDALLIPIGATLDLMGMTAVIAISYRLAESYKVDALPAAVISLLCFFMLTPYRVSHELVEGGIAGVMPIMYLGSRGLFTALLVALVATEIYVKMVKSNLVITMPNGVPPAVAKSFAALIPGGITLVVLWLVRLAIDASSFENIHTILAEFVVKPLSGMGGNIWGAIGFMFLVHFFWFFGIHGHLVIGPVLDPIFTVFQDANRLAFQNGEAIPHIITRYWFDLYVTLGGAGASLSVIIAMVLFARSRHLKEVGRLSLAPGIFNINEPFVFGLPIVFNPIIFIPWMLVPIMNVCTAYFATIIGFLPRHNGIIAPWTMPIFFSGFLVAGWRGIVMQVINLTLSSIVWFAFIKKLDNMEYQKELDELKKN; translated from the coding sequence ATGAATCTACAAGAGTTTATGGACAGTAAAATAGCACCAGCAATGAATAAATTTGCTCAAATGCGTCATATTCAAGCTATTAGAGATGGAGTAGTTCTTAATCTTGTTCCAAGTATGATAGGATCAATGTTTCTACTATTTGCTGCATTACCGATTCCTGGATATGGAGATTGGATTCGTGCTAATGGTATTTTTGATGCACTCTTAATTCCTATTGGAGCAACATTAGATTTAATGGGAATGACAGCTGTTATTGCAATTTCTTATCGTTTGGCGGAAAGTTACAAAGTGGATGCTTTACCTGCAGCAGTGATATCTTTGCTTTGTTTTTTTATGTTAACACCTTATCGTGTTTCTCATGAATTAGTAGAAGGTGGTATAGCAGGAGTAATGCCTATAATGTATTTAGGCTCTCGTGGATTATTTACAGCACTACTTGTTGCTCTAGTAGCAACAGAAATTTATGTGAAAATGGTTAAATCAAATTTAGTAATAACAATGCCTAATGGCGTTCCACCAGCTGTAGCAAAATCTTTTGCTGCTTTAATACCTGGAGGAATCACTTTAGTTGTTCTTTGGTTGGTTCGTTTGGCTATTGATGCATCTTCTTTTGAGAATATTCATACTATTTTGGCTGAGTTTGTAGTAAAACCTCTTTCTGGTATGGGTGGTAATATTTGGGGTGCTATTGGATTCATGTTTTTAGTGCATTTCTTTTGGTTCTTTGGAATACATGGGCACTTAGTAATTGGTCCCGTTTTAGATCCTATTTTCACAGTGTTTCAGGATGCAAATCGTCTTGCTTTTCAAAATGGAGAGGCAATTCCTCATATTATTACTAGATATTGGTTTGATCTATATGTAACATTAGGTGGTGCAGGAGCATCATTATCAGTTATCATTGCTATGGTATTATTTGCTCGTAGTAGACATTTAAAAGAAGTAGGTCGTTTGTCATTAGCTCCAGGAATATTTAATATTAATGAACCTTTTGTATTTGGTCTTCCAATAGTATTTAATCCTATTATTTTTATCCCTTGGATGCTTGTTCCTATAATGAATGTATGTACAGCTTATTTTGCAACAATTATTGGTTTTTTACCAAGACATAATGGTATTATTGCACCTTGGACTATGCCAATTTTCTTTAGTGGATTTTTAGTAGCAGGTTGGAGAGGGATAGTAATGCAAGTAATTAATCTTACTTTATCATCTATTGTTTGGTTTGCATTTATCAAAAAACTAGATAATATGGAATATCAAAAAGAATTAGATGAATTAAAAAAGAAT